A region of uncultured Carboxylicivirga sp. DNA encodes the following proteins:
- a CDS encoding FAD-dependent oxidoreductase, which yields MQKEKHIDPVCGMEVEHEEFSFEFDGKRYFFCSQGCLDRFQASSSQFAPKQIYDLIIIGGGPAGLTAAVYASVLKIDTFFITSDIGGQAIDTSKIKNYMGFDFISGPMLINKFKDQFLKEHYLSHKIDRVVKLERMNNIFEITTLEQQKLLARAVIVASGMKKRKLSIPGEDRLQRKGICYSSVHDIDMFKGSNVSVVGGGNSGVQTAHDLQQIGCNVTLITMGKMIADPKNIEKIKDNVKIIEEHIITEIQGEDSVEGISIKSEQTGETIYIPCKGVFIQVGFLPNTEFCKDLVNLNEKGEIIIDAECSTSTEGLFACGDVTNVYKRIIIASGEGAKAVLSAKKYLLDKMNQLIESESKKNTT from the coding sequence ATGCAAAAAGAAAAACATATTGACCCGGTTTGTGGGATGGAGGTGGAACATGAAGAGTTTTCTTTTGAATTTGATGGAAAGAGGTATTTTTTCTGTTCACAGGGATGTCTGGATAGATTTCAGGCATCTTCTTCACAATTTGCCCCCAAACAAATCTATGATTTAATTATTATTGGAGGTGGGCCGGCAGGACTAACTGCTGCTGTATATGCTTCCGTATTAAAAATCGATACTTTTTTTATTACCAGTGATATTGGTGGTCAGGCCATTGACACTTCTAAAATTAAAAACTACATGGGGTTTGATTTTATATCCGGCCCAATGTTGATCAATAAATTTAAAGATCAGTTTTTAAAAGAACATTATCTGTCTCATAAAATTGACCGTGTTGTCAAACTGGAACGTATGAATAATATCTTTGAAATTACCACTCTTGAACAACAAAAATTATTGGCCCGTGCGGTGATTGTTGCCTCAGGTATGAAAAAGAGAAAACTATCTATTCCCGGAGAAGATCGTCTTCAAAGAAAAGGAATCTGCTATAGTTCAGTTCATGATATTGATATGTTCAAAGGATCTAATGTATCTGTTGTTGGCGGTGGTAATTCAGGGGTTCAAACAGCACATGATTTACAACAAATAGGCTGTAATGTAACCTTAATTACAATGGGGAAAATGATTGCTGATCCTAAAAATATTGAGAAAATAAAAGACAACGTTAAAATTATTGAAGAGCATATTATAACTGAAATACAAGGTGAGGACAGTGTTGAAGGTATAAGTATTAAATCGGAACAAACTGGAGAAACAATATATATTCCATGTAAAGGTGTTTTTATTCAGGTTGGATTCTTACCCAATACAGAATTCTGTAAAGATTTGGTTAATCTAAATGAAAAAGGTGAAATTATTATCGATGCCGAATGTTCTACCTCTACAGAAGGACTGTTTGCATGCGGCGACGTAACCAACGTTTATAAAAGAATTATTATTGCTTCCGGTGAAGGTGCCAAGGCTGTTTTGAGCGCAAAAAAATATCTTTTAGATAAAATGAATCAGCTAATAGAGTCAGAATCAAAAAAGAATACAACATGA
- a CDS encoding DUF3347 domain-containing protein, with protein MKTPKNILALIIFSLIWMLTSCGGGIKQEGKSPKLMPTEHGAMSEMNGRGSTSDDIHEQHNSLINDFSHKDIVILEHPYQPTQEIQVELEQVIDAYLRIEVALIKGDEQGVNNSVDVMANKIMAVQPTQLFDKGSEAWKNHQAFYKSKLKEMRHITGLENKRSYFSHLSEIMYCTIKSFGLKQGKLFAIYCPMALDNKGAYWISDSKTIKNPYMGEKMLTCGEIKEEL; from the coding sequence ATGAAGACACCAAAAAACATATTAGCATTGATAATCTTCTCCTTGATTTGGATGTTAACTTCATGTGGAGGAGGTATTAAACAGGAAGGGAAATCACCAAAACTCATGCCAACGGAACATGGCGCAATGTCAGAGATGAATGGACGTGGAAGTACTTCTGATGATATACACGAACAGCACAATAGCCTGATAAATGATTTTTCTCACAAAGATATTGTCATACTTGAACATCCATATCAGCCAACCCAAGAAATACAAGTAGAATTGGAGCAAGTAATTGATGCCTATTTACGTATAGAAGTGGCATTAATCAAAGGAGATGAACAGGGAGTAAATAATTCAGTTGATGTAATGGCTAATAAAATTATGGCTGTGCAGCCAACACAATTATTTGACAAAGGCAGTGAAGCGTGGAAAAATCACCAAGCATTTTATAAAAGTAAGTTAAAAGAAATGCGACACATTACAGGGCTTGAAAACAAACGTTCCTATTTTAGTCATCTTTCAGAAATTATGTATTGTACTATTAAAAGTTTTGGATTAAAACAGGGAAAACTGTTTGCCATATATTGCCCGATGGCCTTGGATAATAAAGGTGCTTACTGGATAAGTGATAGCAAGACAATAAAAAATCCTTACATGGGAGAAAAAATGCTCACATGTGGAGAAATTAAAGAAGAGTTATAA
- a CDS encoding P-II family nitrogen regulator — protein sequence MKLIKAYIRHRKAEDVYNTLKDAGFCCMTFVECEGTGRYSDHEKEHISNKYPFVDAYRVIKLEILVDDSHVEKLVSLIRSSGRTGYKGDGMIIVSPIDDVYKVRSDEKGLLAI from the coding sequence ATGAAACTAATAAAAGCCTATATAAGACACCGAAAAGCAGAAGATGTATATAATACCTTAAAGGATGCAGGATTTTGCTGTATGACCTTTGTGGAGTGCGAAGGAACTGGCCGTTACTCAGACCATGAGAAGGAACATATTAGCAATAAATACCCATTTGTAGATGCTTACAGAGTAATTAAATTGGAAATTCTTGTGGACGATAGCCATGTTGAAAAGTTGGTGTCATTAATAAGATCTAGTGGTAGGACTGGTTACAAGGGGGATGGTATGATTATAGTTTCTCCGATAGATGATGTCTATAAGGTACGTTCTGATGAAAAGGGATTATTGGCCATTTAA
- a CDS encoding SHOCT domain-containing protein codes for MHGINGMGWGMGFGWIAGFIILILIIWLITKVFNNNLQPQRKDKSALDILKERYVRGEISEEEFEEKKKSINA; via the coding sequence ATGCATGGAATTAATGGAATGGGTTGGGGAATGGGCTTTGGTTGGATAGCTGGCTTCATAATTCTGATTTTAATCATCTGGCTAATTACCAAAGTTTTTAACAATAATTTACAGCCCCAAAGAAAAGATAAATCAGCTCTTGATATCCTAAAAGAAAGATATGTCAGAGGTGAGATTAGCGAGGAAGAATTCGAAGAGAAAAAGAAAAGTATCAACGCATAA
- a CDS encoding heavy metal-binding domain-containing protein, whose product MKSKLKIGMGIFILGIGILATGCNGASNKKNTKTNQEESQTVYTCPMHPEVMQYESGDCPTCGMKLVEKLGDMEHSTMQMTDSIYTCPMHPKVVKHEPGSCPKCGMDLKLKESKMEHSHDGHMH is encoded by the coding sequence ATGAAAAGTAAATTGAAAATCGGAATGGGAATTTTTATCCTAGGGATAGGGATTCTGGCAACAGGATGTAATGGTGCTTCAAATAAAAAAAATACAAAAACAAATCAGGAAGAATCACAAACGGTTTATACCTGTCCTATGCATCCAGAAGTAATGCAATATGAATCAGGTGATTGTCCTACTTGTGGAATGAAATTGGTTGAGAAATTAGGGGATATGGAGCATTCAACTATGCAAATGACTGATTCGATATACACATGTCCAATGCACCCAAAAGTAGTAAAACACGAGCCTGGTAGTTGTCCTAAATGTGGTATGGACTTAAAATTAAAAGAATCAAAAATGGAGCATTCGCATGATGGTCATATGCATTAA
- a CDS encoding heavy-metal-associated domain-containing protein: protein MKAKAIYLTMVIALMSITTVFGQKKVEKFKVYGNCGSCEKRIEKAAKTVEGVTSADWNKETKMIEVSFDTSKTDVHKIHMAIAKSGHDTDMHKAKDETYNSLPGCCKYERSSSKEMKM, encoded by the coding sequence ATGAAAGCAAAAGCGATTTATTTAACAATGGTAATAGCTCTAATGAGTATTACAACAGTATTTGGACAAAAAAAGGTGGAAAAGTTCAAAGTGTACGGTAATTGTGGTTCATGTGAGAAACGTATTGAAAAAGCTGCAAAAACGGTTGAAGGTGTAACGTCTGCCGATTGGAATAAAGAAACCAAAATGATTGAGGTTTCCTTTGATACTTCAAAAACAGATGTTCATAAAATACATATGGCTATTGCCAAATCCGGACACGATACAGATATGCATAAGGCAAAAGATGAAACATACAATTCACTTCCAGGATGTTGTAAATACGAAAGAAGTAGTTCTAAAGAAATGAAAATGTAA
- a CDS encoding AraC family transcriptional regulator — protein MAEVYIKNMVCNRCKIVVNDIFREVGVEVYSVELGKVIYKGELNQPQSDILKKALEEVGFEIIDDSRSKIIEEVKKTIIELVRNKIKEVTVNYSVYLERAIGKDYNYMSNLFTISEGQTIEHFIINQKIERVKELLVYEQFNLSEIAYELGYSSVSHLSNQFKKVTGLTPSHFKKIGISRRKSLDTI, from the coding sequence ATGGCAGAAGTTTATATAAAAAATATGGTTTGTAATCGTTGCAAAATTGTTGTTAACGACATCTTTCGAGAAGTTGGTGTTGAAGTTTATTCTGTCGAACTAGGAAAAGTAATATATAAAGGAGAATTAAATCAACCACAGTCTGATATTTTAAAGAAAGCGCTTGAAGAAGTAGGCTTTGAAATAATAGATGACAGTAGAAGCAAAATAATCGAAGAGGTTAAAAAAACAATCATTGAACTTGTCAGAAATAAAATTAAAGAGGTTACAGTGAATTATTCTGTATATCTAGAACGAGCGATTGGCAAGGATTACAATTATATGAGTAACCTTTTCACGATCTCCGAAGGACAAACTATAGAACATTTTATTATTAACCAGAAAATTGAGAGAGTTAAAGAGTTATTAGTTTATGAACAGTTTAATTTAAGCGAAATTGCTTATGAACTTGGATATAGTAGTGTTAGCCATTTATCAAATCAATTTAAAAAAGTAACCGGATTAACACCTAGTCATTTTAAAAAAATTGGCATTTCCAGGCGTAAGTCATTGGATACCATTTGA
- a CDS encoding LDCC motif putative metal-binding protein, whose protein sequence is MSEYSRKVKYKFNKLLSDDEALDLRIQLSGIEGIEAYSLTNEFLDIDFIIFKQSEKSLLQRIGRLGHPLQVYKSKKPGFFKNFINNLAKSNKESFGTKKLDCCDLKHD, encoded by the coding sequence ATGAGTGAATACAGTAGAAAGGTTAAATACAAATTTAATAAGCTATTGTCTGATGACGAAGCTTTGGATCTAAGAATACAGTTATCAGGAATAGAAGGAATAGAAGCTTATTCATTGACCAATGAATTTCTAGATATTGATTTTATAATCTTTAAACAAAGTGAGAAATCGCTTCTACAACGGATAGGGAGACTTGGGCATCCTTTACAAGTTTATAAAAGCAAGAAGCCTGGTTTCTTTAAAAACTTTATAAACAATCTGGCAAAAAGTAACAAGGAATCATTTGGTACAAAAAAACTGGATTGTTGTGATTTGAAACACGATTAA
- a CDS encoding site-specific integrase — protein MRSTFKVLFYIKKSAKRKDGTAPIIARISVNGKMAQFSTKQYIKITEWSVSLGKVKGRSSEAMATNSLLEEIKTSIHKTYNELIRKEITVTSEKVKNTFLGIGQEQFFLMELFEDSNNLLKKQIGINKSKATYQKAEVCKRHLSNYLKTEYKRTDIDLREINHSFIVGFETFLNVQCGCNANTTAKFIQKFKSIVLIAQKNGWIQTDPFANYRISIKKVDRGYLNDDELKSIMQKRFSSERLERVRDIFIFSCYTGLAYIDIKNLRQEHITKGFDGNLWINTKRQKTSVKTVVPLLEIAQMILDKYKGLPNNVLLPIPTNQKTNQYLKEIADVCGINKNLTFHLARHTFATTITLSKGVPIESVSKMLGHTNIKTTQIYARITNEKISSDMHILAKKLKVSEMSLA, from the coding sequence ATGAGAAGTACATTTAAAGTTCTTTTTTACATTAAGAAAAGTGCAAAAAGGAAAGACGGAACAGCTCCTATTATTGCAAGAATCAGTGTTAATGGTAAAATGGCTCAATTCAGTACAAAGCAATATATAAAGATTACTGAATGGAGCGTTAGCCTGGGCAAAGTAAAAGGGCGAAGTTCAGAAGCTATGGCTACAAATAGCCTTTTGGAAGAAATTAAGACCTCTATTCATAAAACCTATAACGAACTTATCCGAAAAGAAATCACAGTAACTTCCGAGAAGGTTAAAAACACTTTCCTTGGTATCGGGCAAGAGCAATTCTTTCTAATGGAACTATTTGAGGACAGCAATAACCTCCTAAAGAAGCAAATTGGCATAAATAAATCAAAAGCCACATACCAGAAAGCTGAAGTCTGTAAACGACACCTGTCAAATTACTTGAAAACTGAATACAAACGAACTGATATTGATTTAAGAGAAATAAACCACTCTTTCATTGTCGGGTTTGAAACATTCCTGAATGTGCAATGCGGTTGCAATGCAAATACAACTGCTAAATTTATTCAGAAATTCAAAAGTATAGTACTTATCGCTCAAAAGAATGGATGGATACAAACCGATCCATTTGCCAATTACAGGATTTCTATAAAAAAGGTTGACAGAGGTTACCTGAACGATGACGAACTAAAAAGCATCATGCAAAAACGTTTCAGTAGTGAACGGCTTGAGCGGGTACGTGATATTTTTATTTTTTCCTGTTATACCGGACTGGCATATATCGATATTAAAAATCTAAGACAGGAACATATCACAAAGGGCTTTGATGGTAATTTATGGATTAACACCAAACGTCAAAAGACTTCTGTTAAAACAGTTGTACCTCTATTAGAGATTGCCCAAATGATCTTAGATAAATACAAAGGACTACCCAATAATGTTCTTTTACCTATTCCGACCAATCAGAAGACAAACCAATATTTGAAAGAAATTGCTGATGTATGCGGTATAAATAAAAACCTGACTTTTCACCTGGCACGTCATACATTTGCAACTACTATAACACTATCAAAGGGTGTACCTATCGAATCCGTTAGCAAAATGCTTGGCCATACCAATATTAAAACTACACAGATATATGCTCGTATTACAAATGAAAAGATCAGCTCAGATATGCATATTTTAGCTAAAAAATTAAAGGTTTCTGAAATGAGTTTGGCTTGA
- a CDS encoding efflux RND transporter periplasmic adaptor subunit, with translation MKTIFQNIKSNYKLILGVLILGLVIGWIIAPSGNTNSVVDEHAGHNHEEEATTWTCSMHPQIKQDKPGLCPICAMDLIPLSSMAGGEHTDPNEIVMSESAAKLADIQTSKVVLGEPRKSIYMQGKLNVDERRIAELTARFGGRIEELFVNFTGQEVRKGQKLATIYSPNLVSAQRELIEASEFKKDNPSLYKAARAKLKAWDLSESQIDDIEQSREPEVNFDVLSPITGTVIMRHVALGDYVKEGTALFKVADLTKLWALFDAYETDLPWIKVGDKISFTLQALPGEEFKTKVTYVDPFIDSKTRVAKVRAEINNKDLHLKPEMFTNGLLQSKIAESQTALIIPKSAVLWTGKRAVVYTKVQERESPTFLYREIVLGPEAGAFYVVKEGLEPGEEIATNGVFKIDAAAQLEGKPSMMNPDGGKVSTGHNHGGTKMDDSSNDDHSEMNMDMSDKNDDFKMKADLEHEMFKVSGNCEMCKATIEKAANSLEGVNVAEWNVETKQMHVSFNKDKVSLDEIHKVIAKAGYDTDKERALEEAYNNLPECCQYTR, from the coding sequence ATGAAAACAATATTTCAAAATATAAAAAGCAATTATAAACTAATTCTGGGCGTTTTGATTTTAGGATTGGTCATCGGATGGATCATTGCACCATCAGGTAATACTAATAGTGTAGTTGATGAGCATGCTGGTCATAATCACGAAGAAGAAGCAACAACTTGGACTTGTTCCATGCATCCTCAAATAAAGCAAGATAAGCCCGGCTTATGTCCCATTTGTGCAATGGATTTAATTCCTCTATCGTCTATGGCAGGGGGAGAACATACAGACCCAAATGAAATCGTAATGAGCGAATCTGCTGCAAAACTGGCAGATATTCAAACATCAAAAGTTGTTCTTGGTGAGCCAAGAAAATCGATATATATGCAAGGGAAGTTAAATGTAGATGAAAGACGAATTGCTGAACTAACGGCTCGTTTTGGAGGACGAATAGAAGAACTTTTTGTCAACTTTACAGGACAGGAAGTTCGCAAAGGACAGAAGTTAGCTACTATTTACTCTCCAAACTTAGTTAGTGCACAACGTGAGTTAATTGAGGCTTCTGAGTTCAAAAAAGATAATCCTTCGCTATATAAGGCAGCAAGAGCCAAACTAAAAGCATGGGACTTATCCGAAAGTCAAATTGACGATATTGAACAATCCAGAGAGCCTGAAGTCAATTTTGATGTGCTGTCACCAATAACCGGAACGGTGATTATGCGTCATGTAGCGCTAGGAGATTATGTAAAGGAAGGAACTGCCTTATTTAAAGTGGCTGATTTAACCAAGTTATGGGCTTTGTTTGATGCTTATGAAACAGATTTGCCGTGGATAAAAGTGGGTGATAAGATAAGTTTTACTTTACAGGCGTTGCCCGGTGAGGAATTTAAAACAAAGGTGACCTATGTTGACCCTTTCATTGATTCCAAAACAAGAGTGGCTAAGGTACGTGCGGAGATTAATAATAAAGATTTACACTTAAAACCGGAAATGTTTACCAATGGATTGCTGCAATCTAAAATAGCAGAAAGTCAAACAGCACTAATTATTCCTAAGTCTGCAGTATTATGGACGGGTAAAAGAGCGGTTGTATATACTAAAGTTCAAGAGCGCGAGTCACCCACATTCTTGTATCGCGAAATTGTATTGGGACCAGAAGCCGGGGCGTTTTATGTTGTAAAGGAAGGCCTGGAGCCAGGAGAGGAAATAGCCACCAATGGAGTATTTAAGATTGATGCTGCGGCTCAATTGGAAGGTAAACCAAGTATGATGAATCCCGATGGAGGAAAAGTATCTACAGGTCACAATCACGGTGGAACGAAAATGGACGACAGTTCTAATGATGATCATTCCGAAATGAACATGGATATGTCTGATAAAAATGATGACTTTAAGATGAAAGCAGATTTAGAACATGAGATGTTTAAAGTATCCGGTAATTGTGAAATGTGTAAAGCTACCATTGAAAAAGCAGCTAATAGTCTTGAAGGTGTAAATGTTGCAGAATGGAACGTAGAAACCAAGCAAATGCATGTTTCCTTTAATAAAGACAAAGTAAGTTTGGATGAGATACATAAGGTAATAGCTAAAGCCGGATACGATACTGATAAAGAAAGAGCTTTAGAGGAAGCTTATAACAATCTACCTGAATGCTGTCAATATACAAGATAG
- a CDS encoding copper-translocating P-type ATPase, whose protein sequence is MNNITEPQYYCPMKCEGDKTYNQPGDCPVCGMHLKKVADFGKLHLHQHEQKHEDHSHPHNAEEDKYYCPMKCEGDKTYNQPGDCPVCGMHLKQVDDPGEQHQHQQHVHQHDDHSHPHNAEEDKYYCPMHCEGDKTYNQPGDCPVCGMHLKKEETRLNSGKVFTCPMHPEIRQDKPGVCPKCGMDLVHEKVDETSDEEKAYKKMLKKFRIALVLSLPVFIIAMSDVIPFLKLEQLASKPVWNWIQFTLATPVIFYCSGSFFKRGWNSIRRWSPNMWTLISFGVGSAYVFSVLGLLFPTIFPVQFKDATGHVHLYFEAAAVILTLVLLGQVMELRAHSKTNSALKALLNLVPAVARVIRNGEETEIPLEEVMPNDLLKVKPGEKIPVDGIITEGTATIDESMITGEPIPVDKELNDKITGGTINGNTSFEMKAEKVGADTLLSQIIEMVNEASRSRAPIQNLADIVAKYFVQIVISIALITFTIWAIWGPEPAYVYAFVNAVSVLIIACPCALGLATPMSIMVGTGRGAQSGVLVKDARAIEEMNKINTLIIDKTGTITEGKPSLKGFKSFGELEDLEILRLATSVDYNSEHPIAKAIVKGAKEQHDIKPEKLQDFQSITGKGVQADYNGKNLLLGNQRLIDEAGIDLKDEQLNQVKDWQSKGQTVMYLILDNKVEGIVSVSDKVKQTSGKAIKELQQMGVKVHMLTGDNEFTAQAVADELKLDGFKADCLPEDKYKHVKDLQEKGYVVAMAGDGINDAPALAQANIGIAMGTGTDVAMQSAEITLVKGDLNGIVRARVLSHKVMRNIKQNLFFAFVYNALGVPVASGILFPIFGILLSPMLAAAAMSFSSVSVISNALRLRKQ, encoded by the coding sequence ATGAATAATATTACTGAACCCCAATATTATTGCCCCATGAAATGTGAAGGTGATAAAACATACAATCAACCCGGTGATTGCCCTGTTTGCGGAATGCACTTGAAAAAGGTTGCTGATTTCGGAAAACTGCACCTACATCAGCATGAACAAAAACACGAGGACCATTCGCACCCTCACAATGCTGAAGAAGATAAATATTATTGCCCCATGAAATGTGAAGGTGATAAAACATACAATCAACCCGGTGATTGCCCTGTTTGTGGAATGCACTTGAAACAGGTTGATGATCCCGGAGAACAGCACCAACATCAACAGCATGTACATCAGCATGATGACCATTCGCACCCTCACAATGCTGAAGAAGATAAATATTATTGTCCAATGCATTGCGAAGGTGATAAAACATACAACCAACCCGGTGATTGTCCGGTATGTGGTATGCATTTGAAGAAGGAAGAAACCCGCCTAAACTCAGGAAAGGTATTTACGTGCCCCATGCACCCAGAGATAAGGCAAGATAAACCAGGTGTCTGTCCGAAATGCGGTATGGATTTAGTGCATGAAAAGGTTGATGAAACCAGTGATGAAGAAAAGGCATATAAGAAAATGCTGAAAAAATTCCGGATTGCACTTGTTCTGAGTTTGCCTGTTTTTATCATAGCCATGTCGGATGTTATACCCTTTCTAAAACTCGAACAGCTAGCTTCCAAACCAGTCTGGAACTGGATTCAGTTTACATTGGCAACACCTGTGATTTTTTATTGCAGTGGTAGCTTTTTTAAAAGGGGATGGAACTCAATTCGTCGCTGGTCTCCCAATATGTGGACTTTGATTTCTTTCGGTGTAGGATCAGCTTATGTATTTAGTGTATTAGGATTGTTATTTCCTACTATTTTTCCTGTTCAATTTAAAGATGCCACAGGTCATGTTCACCTTTATTTTGAAGCAGCTGCAGTAATTTTAACGCTTGTGTTACTAGGTCAGGTAATGGAACTCAGAGCTCACAGTAAAACCAATTCTGCGCTGAAAGCTCTCTTAAATCTGGTTCCTGCTGTTGCAAGGGTTATTCGCAATGGAGAAGAAACTGAAATACCATTGGAAGAAGTAATGCCCAATGATTTACTAAAAGTAAAACCAGGTGAAAAAATTCCTGTTGATGGAATAATTACTGAAGGAACAGCAACCATTGATGAAAGCATGATTACCGGTGAACCAATTCCTGTAGACAAAGAGTTGAATGATAAAATTACAGGTGGAACAATAAACGGTAATACTTCATTTGAAATGAAAGCAGAAAAGGTTGGTGCGGATACCCTGTTATCTCAAATTATTGAAATGGTAAACGAAGCGAGTCGTTCTCGAGCTCCTATTCAAAACCTTGCAGATATTGTAGCAAAATACTTTGTCCAAATTGTGATTTCGATTGCACTTATTACTTTTACTATTTGGGCAATATGGGGACCAGAACCTGCTTACGTTTATGCCTTTGTAAATGCCGTTTCTGTATTGATCATTGCCTGTCCTTGCGCCTTAGGATTAGCAACACCTATGTCCATTATGGTGGGAACCGGTAGAGGAGCTCAATCGGGCGTACTGGTTAAGGATGCCCGGGCTATTGAGGAGATGAATAAGATAAACACTTTAATTATCGATAAAACTGGTACCATTACCGAAGGTAAGCCCAGTTTAAAAGGATTTAAATCGTTTGGTGAACTGGAAGATCTCGAAATTCTTCGCTTGGCAACTTCTGTTGATTACAATAGCGAACACCCCATAGCTAAAGCAATAGTTAAAGGAGCGAAAGAACAACACGATATTAAACCTGAAAAATTACAAGATTTTCAATCTATAACAGGAAAAGGAGTTCAGGCTGATTATAACGGAAAAAACTTATTGTTGGGCAATCAAAGATTAATTGATGAAGCAGGAATAGATTTAAAAGATGAGCAACTAAACCAGGTGAAGGATTGGCAATCAAAAGGCCAAACAGTAATGTACCTGATATTGGACAATAAAGTTGAAGGAATAGTCAGTGTTTCGGATAAAGTAAAGCAAACCTCAGGCAAGGCCATAAAGGAGTTGCAACAAATGGGCGTTAAAGTTCATATGCTTACCGGAGATAATGAATTTACTGCACAGGCTGTTGCAGATGAATTGAAATTAGATGGTTTTAAAGCTGATTGCCTTCCGGAGGATAAATACAAACACGTAAAAGATTTGCAGGAAAAAGGATATGTTGTTGCTATGGCTGGCGATGGTATTAACGATGCCCCTGCGCTTGCTCAGGCAAATATTGGTATTGCGATGGGGACTGGAACTGATGTGGCCATGCAAAGCGCAGAAATTACTTTGGTGAAAGGAGATTTAAATGGCATTGTGCGTGCCCGCGTCCTCAGTCACAAGGTGATGAGAAACATCAAACAAAACCTGTTTTTTGCATTTGTGTACAATGCACTTGGTGTACCTGTTGCTTCCGGCATTCTCTTCCCGATATTCGGAATACTGCTTAGCCCAATGTTGGCAGCTGCTGCAATGAGTTTTAGTTCTGTTTCTGTTATATCTAATGCTTTACGATTAAGAAAACAATAA
- a CDS encoding TRASH domain-containing protein produces MKHISRSIKVSKHELWSPKEKKVLITIGTIVFIICIGFYSIFFLNDYKKNHAYEAYIGKEVPDSLVCMVSGEIKSKAIIHLEVNGKVYYGCCNSCLSKLRSNFEDVQVTQDPFTKKKLDKADAYIRLNPLNPMTVLFFESKDTYANYINNIKKRMNYEK; encoded by the coding sequence ATGAAACATATTAGCAGGAGCATAAAAGTTAGTAAACATGAATTATGGAGTCCAAAAGAGAAAAAGGTATTAATTACAATCGGTACAATCGTATTTATTATTTGTATAGGTTTTTACTCTATATTCTTTTTAAATGATTACAAAAAGAATCATGCATACGAAGCGTATATAGGAAAGGAAGTTCCTGATAGTTTGGTTTGTATGGTTAGTGGAGAAATAAAGTCCAAAGCCATAATTCATTTAGAAGTTAATGGCAAAGTTTATTATGGATGTTGTAATTCTTGCTTGTCAAAACTTCGAAGCAATTTTGAAGATGTACAGGTGACACAAGATCCGTTTACTAAAAAGAAACTAGATAAAGCGGATGCGTACATTAGATTAAACCCATTAAATCCAATGACTGTGTTGTTTTTTGAATCGAAAGACACATATGCAAATTATATTAACAATATTAAAAAACGTATGAATTATGAAAAGTAA